From the Priestia aryabhattai genome, the window ACTTTGAATCATCACTTGTTCTTCAGCACTCGGCTGAGGAGTAAAGTGCCATTCTTCTATTTCGACAGTAGGGCGTTTTTTTTCTTTTCGATACCAGTCAATAAAGGCGTGATAAGCAATTTTGAACAGCCAAGGCTTCACTTCCTCGCCTTTATATGTTTCTAAGTGTAAAAGTGCCCGGTAAAAGGTCTCCTGCATTAAATCTTCCGCTGATTCTTTTCTGCGAGTAAGAGAGAGAAGGTAGCGCAGCAAATCATGCATATGCTGTTTATAAATGTGTTCAAAGTTATGCTGTTGTGCCATTTTCTCCCCCTTTCATTTAATCAACGCAATTTATGGATAAAAGTTTCGGTTTTTTTATCAAAAATCGTATGTAATAGATAAAAGATGCTTAAAATACGATATATAGCTTATCACACTAAAAAGAAAAGCATATGAAATTCGACATAATTCCGTTTATTTTGTCATT encodes:
- a CDS encoding RNA polymerase sigma factor, giving the protein MAQQHNFEHIYKQHMHDLLRYLLSLTRRKESAEDLMQETFYRALLHLETYKGEEVKPWLFKIAYHAFIDWYRKEKKRPTVEIEEWHFTPQPSAEEQVMIQSEIDSWLSDVSALPPAKQNIVLLRDYHGFTYEEIAEMTGFTLSKVKMDLYRGRQQLKKRKEEDG